A segment of the Ipomoea triloba cultivar NCNSP0323 chromosome 1, ASM357664v1 genome:
ACAACAAAATGACACGGGGTGTATTAGAGACCAAAGGAAAAGCAAAGATAGCAGGGTGCAGCTGCTATGAAATTTTTTAGTCAAAATTTTAAAGCAAATAATAATTGGCCTTGGAACTAGAGAAATCAATATAACAGAAGAATAGTCCTTGCAAAAATGGTGATAATCTCAGGTAATGCAGGTTACAATTTATTGTTGTCTGATGCTGTAGAATCTGAGAACAATAAGCTGAAGTCAATACCTGTGTTGAGAATTCCACAGGTGCTTTGACGGTTGGGAAAATAGTTACCTGTGTACATTACTACACATTTAGAGTTCAGAAAATCATTGAATGTTTATGCTACCAAAGGTTTAAAAAGTGATAAAAGAATTTCAAAATACTGATCCCGCCAAATAATATTGTGATATTCCTTCAGAAAAAGGAGGCATCTATTCTTTTAGGCGTGGAATAGAAGCAGGTACTTACAGATTTTGGATCAATCGTCATTCCTGATAATGATCCACCCATAATTTTGAAAGAAACCTGCAATCAGATTGACAAGAGGTCCAGGATATTTTGTTAATTGCCCAGTTAAGAGcatatttagttatttaaaaGATAAATAGTAACAAAGGGCAGCTTATTGAAATGCAGGAGTCTATGATAAGAAAAGGTACAGGGCCGTAGCATTGATGATGGAAAGAGAATGTACTTTAGCATAATCGTATGCCTGCCAGCAAAATGGCTCCTCCAATTCAACTGCTTGAAGATCCTTGCTCATTTTTTCCATTAAGAAATCTTCCACATTAATTGTATTGTTAGTTGAGTCtatttcatcatcttcatcgtCTGCAGTCCCGTTGCTTTGTGTTTGCCAGGGAGCAAATTTAACCGTTCCAGGAAACGTTGCCTCAACACTCTTCCCTGAAACTCCTCGACCAGTAGTGATAATTTTCCATTCAACTGAGTGCTCAGTAATTGAAACTGTTCCAAGAGAAGGTGTGCCATCAAAAGAAACCACTCTTCTCCTAGGAAAAGGCATAGTAACTGAACAAAAATCCATGGATATAGGAGCTTTGTAACCTTCCATGAGAcacaatttaaacaaaaatgcaCCTTCATTTTCTGAGACCATTGAAAGCTGGTAAAATCCCTTTATTGGGGGCCCAATGCGGCAAAATGCCTGATAACGCATTAATACAAAATTTCCTAAGGGTGGAGAGAACATCAGTGCTTGCTTGTCATTGCTGTGCTCTGGAACTTGAGCACAAGGATGAAATGACAATAGTTCTAGACGAGCAGCGTCTAACCCAGTTAATGGGAACATAACATCAGGCAACCCTTCCAACTCTGCTCGACAATTCACTTGGCCTGAAATCTTTATGCTATCTGGAATCTCATCGCGATCATACATTGCAGCATGAACAGTCTCATGAATTGTGAAGAGGATTCTTTGCTTCCCTCTGTAAAGATAAGGCTTCCATGCTGGTTGCCTGCTGTCTGTAGGAGGCATATCTGTTGAGGAAAATCCATTAATCTTGATAGAGGAAATATTTGTGTAGTTTAGATCCAGAGGTGTACCTAAGAAAAGGAGGCAAGAATGATGTTACATGCGGTAGTGTTGGTTTAAAAGTATGTGACGAGGAATTTCACAATAAAAAATACCAACCAAAAGGCATGGCACTACTAATAAAAGACCGAACTGCATCTTTATCAAGGGGCCTCAACCCAATCTTTGGACCATCAGCTGCCATTGCTCCACCAATACCACTGCTGGAAACCGTAGGTGCTGCAGCTGGAGAAGCTACAGGTTTTGCTCTTGCAGAAATACCTGAAATCCCAATACTTCCAGTAAGAGAATCCAATAGTCCTCCCACAGATGGAGATGCGCTTATGACTATTTCAGGTTCTGTTACATCTCCTGTTATAACATCCCCAATCATATGAGCCACCATAAAGGCCCTGTATAAAGGAAGCTTTGCAATTAATATAATGGCAGTTGAACTAGTAAGATAAAATAACAGAATAACCAAACCCCAGTAACATTTAATAATGACTTTACACCTAGTATATCATACTTTACCCTCATGGATATTGTTATTTCCAGATGGAGAAGCACAATATCTTAGTAAATTGTAAAATTCCACCGAAGGATTTTTCCAGGGTAAATTGTACATTACCCTCCCATGGTTTTCAAAACATGCTGATTATACTCTGT
Coding sequences within it:
- the LOC116001442 gene encoding AP-5 complex subunit mu, which gives rise to MTSCCSIRAFWIISTQDTVLFSRRFPVVEKRWRAACQRENENLSDESVKSAAAAAAPSLYLPTDSEIATAFTERKNREGSARGFGVRVNRSVEGSDSWVDDPIMRHIISLIINKVDGVNHFLWPLIMHIKGHYCVLVLPLVEPHQLRVYSRMCKRADCGNSIGADENLSSLLLDLPSITGAFMVAHMIGDVITGDVTEPEIVISASPSVGGLLDSLTGSIGISGISARAKPVASPAAAPTVSSSGIGGAMAADGPKIGLRPLDKDAVRSFISSAMPFGTPLDLNYTNISSIKINGFSSTDMPPTDSRQPAWKPYLYRGKQRILFTIHETVHAAMYDRDEIPDSIKISGQVNCRAELEGLPDVMFPLTGLDAARLELLSFHPCAQVPEHSNDKQALMFSPPLGNFVLMRYQAFCRIGPPIKGFYQLSMVSENEGAFLFKLCLMEGYKAPISMDFCSVTMPFPRRRVVSFDGTPSLGTVSITEHSVEWKIITTGRGVSGKSVEATFPGTVKFAPWQTQSNGTADDEDDEIDSTNNTINVEDFLMEKMSKDLQAVELEEPFCWQAYDYAKVSFKIMGGSLSGMTIDPKSVTIFPTVKAPVEFSTQVTSGDYILWNTLGKCPVVATPKA